AGCTGGGGCTTTTAATGAAACTGCTCCTGGTCCTGTTGCTCGCGACGGTGTCTGCGTTTTCGCAGACGGTGATTTCCGTTGACGAGAATGTGAGCAAGAATTCCGACAAGAGCTGGCTTTTGGCAATGGGTGCCTCGGCCGTGTTGCCTGGTATGGGCGAACGCTATCTCGGCGAACAGCAGTTCGTGCGTCCGTTCGTGTGGACCGATATCGCCCTCTGGTTTACGGCGATCAGTTCTTACGTGATTGGCGAACGTTATATTTCGTCTGCCCACAACTATGCTGTGCGCCACGCTGGCCTTAATTCCAGCAGCAAGAACGTTTCGATGCTCAATACGGTGGGTGACTATCGTAGCCGCAGCGGTGTCGAAGGCCAGAATTCTTCACCCGATATGGACGAAGACTACAACCAGGCGATGATCCGTGCCGGCAAAGAAATTGACGAAGATTTGTCTGCGGATATCCAGTGGGACTGGGGCTCTAGCGACAATCCCGAAACGACAGAACATATCGATGAATTCAAGAGCCGCATGCGTCATTACCGTGTGAGCCGGATCGTATTCCAGGTGTCAGTTGGCGCCCTTCTTTTGAACCGCGTGATTTCAGTCCTCAATACGATCAGGGTTTACCGTGCGACCTCTTCCAAGAGCTTTGCCGAGCGCATGGAATTTGTACCTGAATTCTACGAAGATGGTAGCGGCTTGATCATGAATGTAAAATTCTGACCCGATGCAACTAAGTCTCCTGCCCAAACATCTAAAACACATGAAAAGCTTTTTAATTCTCCTTTTAACTTCGGTACTCTTTGTTGCTTGTGGCGGTGGAGATGCTTCTCAGGGTAAGGGCGGGGCTCCCGCAGGTAAAGGCGGCCCACAAGGCAAGGGTGGTCCTGGTGGCCCGGGTGGCAGGCCTGCTCGCGAAATCGCTGTGGAAGGCTATATTGCCGAGGCCCATGAATCGGGCAAGACTTTTACTGCCATGGCAACGCTTGAACCGCTGAACAATGTGCAGTTGACGGCTGCCGCCTCCGGTAAGCTTACGAACCTTTACGCTAAAGACGGCGCCCAGGTGCAAAAGGGTACGCTCCTCGCTAAAATTGACGATTCCGAACTTCGTGCACAACTCAAACAGGCTGAATCGAACCAGCTGCTCGCTCAGCAAAAGTTTGATCGCGTCAAGACGCTTTTCGAAAAAGACGGTGCCACCAAGGCCGACATGGAATCCGCCGAGGCTTCGCTTAAGTCTGCCGAAGCTTCCGTAGAACTCATCAAGGCACAAATTGCAAAGACCGAAGTGCGAGCCCCGTTTGCGGGCAAGCTCGGCTTTGTGAATGTGTCCGTGGGCGCCTGGCTTACAACCGGTACGTCGATTGCCTCCCTTAGCGAAGTGAAAAAACTCAAGGCGAAATTTGCGCTCCCGCAGCGTTACGCATCGACGCTTAAAGTGGGCGATGCCGTAGATGTGAAGGATGAAGAACGCAATGTGGCTAAGTCCGGCAAGGTGAAGGCTTTGGAAGCTGCTCTTTCTGAAAGCAGCCGCACGCGTCAGGTGCTTGTCGAAATCGATAACGCGGGCAATGAACTTCTGGCAGGTTCTTACGCCAAGGTGAATGTCTCGATGCAGGCGGGAAAGGCCAAGAGCATCCCGATTCCGGCAGAAGCTTTCACGCTTGATAAAGACGGCGCCTACGTGTTTGTGGCGACTGGTGGCAAGGCCAAAATCAAGCATGTCGAAACGGGCCTCCGCACGCCGATTGCGGTTGATGTCACAGGCGGTCTCGATGAAGGCGATACGGTGATTACCTCTGGCTTGATTAGCCTTCGCGAAGGTGCTTCCGTCCGTATCCGCGAAATCCGTCATAATACCGATTACGAAGTGGAGTAGGTAAACGATGAGTGTCGCGAACCTTTCCGTACGTCGCCCGGTCCTTATGACCGTGATGGCGCTCGTGATTATTTTGCTTGGCGCCTTTGGTGCTTCTAACTTGGGCGTGCGTGAATACCCGAATGTAGACTACCCGCTCATTCAGGTGCGTACTTCTTACCCGGGCGCAAACG
This genomic window from Fibrobacter sp. UWB5 contains:
- a CDS encoding efflux RND transporter periplasmic adaptor subunit, producing the protein MKSFLILLLTSVLFVACGGGDASQGKGGAPAGKGGPQGKGGPGGPGGRPAREIAVEGYIAEAHESGKTFTAMATLEPLNNVQLTAAASGKLTNLYAKDGAQVQKGTLLAKIDDSELRAQLKQAESNQLLAQQKFDRVKTLFEKDGATKADMESAEASLKSAEASVELIKAQIAKTEVRAPFAGKLGFVNVSVGAWLTTGTSIASLSEVKKLKAKFALPQRYASTLKVGDAVDVKDEERNVAKSGKVKALEAALSESSRTRQVLVEIDNAGNELLAGSYAKVNVSMQAGKAKSIPIPAEAFTLDKDGAYVFVATGGKAKIKHVETGLRTPIAVDVTGGLDEGDTVITSGLISLREGASVRIREIRHNTDYEVE